The following are encoded together in the Malaya genurostris strain Urasoe2022 chromosome 3, Malgen_1.1, whole genome shotgun sequence genome:
- the LOC131437134 gene encoding 28 kDa heat- and acid-stable phosphoprotein-like has translation MPRGKYVNHKGRNRHFTSPEELEAERKNEELKKKWRETHQESSEEEAGSEKESNDSEEESEEEDNKGASSLIEIQNPNRVQKKAFVKAADVDEDDKPQLTRREREQIDKQKAHAAYMKRHAEGKTSQAKADLARLAIIKQHRAEAAARRDAEKKAKDAKGGS, from the exons ATGCCCAGAG GAAAGTACGTAAATCACAAAGGACGCAATCGTCACTTTACCAGTCCTGAAGAGTTGGAAGCTGAACGTAAAAATGAGGAGCTGAAAAAAAA gtGGAGAGAAACTCACCAAGAATCGTCCGAAGAAGAAGCAGGAAGTGAGAAGGAAAGCAACGATTCCGAAGAGGAATCTGAGGAGGAAGACAATAAAGGAGCCAGTTCGTTGATTGAAATCCAGAATCCCAACCGTGTGCAGAAGAAAGCCTTCGTGAAAGCTGCAGATGTGGATGAAGATGATAAACCCCAACTGACTCGCCGTGAGCGTGAGCAGATAGACAAACAGAAGGCGCACGCAGCGTATATGAAGCGACATGCTGAAGGAAAAACGTCACAAGCTAAAGCAGATCTTGCACGACTGGCTATCATAAAACAGCACCGAGCAGAAGCGGCCGCTCGTCGTGATGCGGAAAAGAAAG CTAAAGATGCAAAGGGCGGTTCGTAG